From Vitis vinifera cultivar Pinot Noir 40024 chromosome 14, ASM3070453v1, a single genomic window includes:
- the LOC100245062 gene encoding benzyl alcohol O-benzoyltransferase, protein MTREFNFHEHVSQPELVRPETSTPREFKYLSNIDDQIGLRNHIPFVHFYPPSKDFCVRDPAALIKQALAKVLVYYYPVAGRLRSSEKGKLVVDCCDEGVIFREAKADITMAELRRINGGLKPPFPMLDQLLVDDIWGSYLITDAPLLRIQVTRLACGGFILAYTFNHCICDSYGAYQFITALSEFCLNLNLIAPSNLPSWGREILKPRTSPIISYPHPEYDISNHPTLAYTETDFKLLAQTSIFFSNADISLLKNQLNGHRNPTFDAVASCLWKARTRTLIKPNAITRLLFPIDTRFRCKPSLPKGYYGSAVVFPCAIAKANELMGKPLHYTASLISEVKKKVTGDEYRASVLDFIEMNGRRGFCMEEAFVVSDMCRLTFANIDFGWGPGVYGGPARAGTGLKPGMVTSIIGHKNEEGVEGVLALVSLPLESEDRFHMEVRKQIHSATSLNLISAL, encoded by the exons ATGACCCGTGAGTTCAACTTCCACGAGCATGTCAGCCAGCCTGAGCTGGTCAGACCAGAGACATCAACTCCTCGAGAATTCAAGTACTTATCCAACATTGATGACCAAATCGGCCTGAGAAACCACATTCCTTTTGTGCATTTCTATCCCCCCAGTAAAGATTTTTGTGTCCGGGACCCTGCTGCGTTGATTAAACAGGCCTTAGCTAAGGTCCTTGTTTACTACTACCCAGTGGCTGGTCGACTGCGGAGTTCTGAAAAGGGCAAGCTTGTTGTTGACTGTTGTGATGAGGGTGTTATTTTCCGTGAAGCCAAAGCTGACATTACAATGGCAGAACTGCGCAGGATTAATGGCGGGTTGAAGCCACCATTCCCTATGTTGGATCAGTTGCTTGTGGATGATATTTGGGGCAGCTACCTGATTACCGATGCTCCCTTGCTTCGAATACAG GTAACACGACTTGCATGCGGAGGCTTCATCCTAGCGTACACATTCAACCATTGTATCTGTGATTCCTATGGTGCCTACCAGTTCATAACTGCTTTATCTGAATTCTGCCTCAATCTCAACCTCATCGCTCCTTCCAACCTTCCGTCTTGGGGACGAGAAATCCTAAAGCCCCGAACTTCTCCCATCATCTCCTATCCCCACCCTGAGTATGACATATCTAACCACCCTACCCTCGCATACACCGAAACTGATTTCAAGCTTCTTGCTCAAACCTCCATCTTCTTCTCCAACGCAGACATATCACTGCTAAAAAACCAACTCAATGGCCATAGAAACCCTACCTTCGATGCAGTGGCTTCATGCCTATGGAAAGCGAGGACCCGTACTCTTATCAAACCCAATGCCATTACAAGACTTCTCTTCCCAATTGACACCCGATTTCGATGCAAGCCTTCTTTACCAAAAGGCTACTACGGAAGTGCTGTAGTGTTTCCGTGTGCGATTGCGAAGGCAAATGAGCTCATGGGGAAACCATTACATTACACTGCTAGTTTGATATCtgaagtgaaaaaaaaggtGACGGGAGACGAGTATCGGGCTTCGGTTTTGGATTTCATTGAGATGAATGGGCGTAGAGGGTTCTGTATGGAAGAAGCATTTGTGGTTTCAGATATGTGCCGCTTGACATTTGCTAATATAGATTTCGGTTGGGGCCCTGGCGTCTACGGCGGGCCAGCAAGGGCGGGGACTGGGCTGAAACCTGGAATGGTGACATCAATTATTGGGCACAAGAATGAGGAGGGTGTTGAGGGAGTGTTGGCTCTGGTTTCCTTGCCGCTGGAATCAGAGGACAGGTTTCATATGGAGGTTAGGAAACAGATTCACTCTGCTACCTCGCTCAATCTCATTTCTGCACTCTAG